A region of the Deferribacterota bacterium genome:
TAGATAAAAAGAATGATAGATTAAGAGATTTTTTAGGAGGTTTTTTGCCTGCTTGTGTACTCATAGGTATTATTGCTGGGTTAATTGTGCTGGAACCTGATTTTGGTGGAGCATTCTTGATTATTCTGATAGGTTTTTCTCTGTTTTTTGTAGCTGGTGTAAACATAAAACATATTATAGGGATATCACTTTTTAGTTTGCCAGCAATTATCTCTTTTTTATTGGTTGATTATAGGAGAGATAGATTAATAAGTTTCTTAGACCCATGGAGCTATCAAGAAACCTCAGGTTATCAATTAATACAATCTTTAATAGCAGTGGGTAGTGGTGGTATATTTGGAAAAGGTTTGGGCAATAGTACACAAAAGTTGTATTTTTTACCAGAAATACATACTGATTTTATATATG
Encoded here:
- a CDS encoding FtsW/RodA/SpoVE family cell cycle protein, which produces DKKNDRLRDFLGGFLPACVLIGIIAGLIVLEPDFGGAFLIILIGFSLFFVAGVNIKHIIGISLFSLPAIISFLLVDYRRDRLISFLDPWSYQETSGYQLIQSLIAVGSGGIFGKGLGNSTQKLYFLPEIHTDFIYAGIAEELGFIGSVFILMLFVILFIFCVDSTLKQKDNFRFLLTFGCTLVIVLPALFHILAVLGLVPTKGLTLTFVSYGGSSLIMNMFIIGVILRGLKENRCV